Proteins encoded in a region of the Anopheles aquasalis chromosome 2, idAnoAquaMG_Q_19, whole genome shotgun sequence genome:
- the LOC126569852 gene encoding helicase ARIP4-like, with amino-acid sequence MRSRTEQVTNTVDGSDYDDDTDFEDSEEDWRPEKGDSKVGLKRKSVDTTAAAGRRGNRNSGVAAKRGRKAVNSAPRRRSGRPRRSAGGRKSLPSDEEEEQEDSERNEEEEEDDDDDDGEDSEDDSESQDSPVSSKRGRKSMKNRASSGSTKAGKQGSRAEATSQPTAKPIQRKVVNMTQSFPDKTGILKLYAFKDDLREGIRENLKLCLWRRDGSSLLQKYFRDKSVDASTPQFTSSMVYSCWEDKRAYEYMEVKVRCIEQSKHLRVQIVDIEAVERRAKEEYREYVDKYEKQYAATTASGNDSTPSKDGDAPTDNNADTAGSQGEEEDGTGDRAANEEHNLEMGQDASEEEEEEDPPQEE; translated from the exons ATGCGGAGTCGTACAGAACAGGTAACGAACACGGTCGACGGTTCCGACTACGATGACGATACGGATTTCGAAGACTCCGAGGAGGACTGGCGCCCGGAAAAGGGTGACTCGAAGGTCGGTCTGAAGCGCAAGAGTGTCGATACCACGGCTGCCGCAGGGCGTCGTGGTAATCGGAATAGCGGTGTTGCAGCCAAACGAGGACGCAAAGCCGTCAACAGTGCACCCCGACGACGGTCCGGACGTCCTCGTCGGTCAGCCGGTGGCCGAAAGTCGCTTCCGAGtgacgaggaagaagagcagGAGGACAGCGAACGgaatgaggaagaggaggaggatgacgacgatgacgacggcgaggacAGTGAGGACGACAGTGAATCGCAGGATTCACCGGTGTCCTCGAAGCGTGGTCGTAAGTCGATGAAGAACCGGGCATCCAGTGGCAGCACCAAGGCTGGCAAGCAGGGCTCCCGTGCTGAAGCGACGAGCCAGCCAACGGCCAAACCGATCCAGCGAAAGGTTGTGAACATGACGCAAAGCTTTCCGGACAAGACCGGCATCTTGAAGCTGTACGCCTTCAAGGACGATCTGCGCGAAGGTATTCGGGAAAACTTGAAGTTGTGCCTGTGGCGCCGCGATGGGTCGAGCTTGCTGCAGAAGTACTTTCGCGATAAATCCGTAGACGCGAGCACGCCCCAGTTCACCTCGTCCATGGTG TACTCCTGCTGGGAAGATAAGCGAGCGTACGAGTACATGGAGGTGAAGGTGCGCTGTATCGAGCAATCTAAGCACCTACGCGTCCAGATAGTTGACATCGAAGCAGTGGAGCGTAGGGCAAAGGAGGAATACCGAGAGTACGTGGACAAATACGAGAAACAGTacgcggcgacgacggcaagCGGGAACGATAGCACACCCTCTAAGGATGGTGATGCTCCGACCGATAATAATGCGGACACCGCCGGAAGCCAGGGTGAGGAAGAAGACGGCACCGGCGATCGTGCTGCCAACGAGGAACATAACCTGGAGATGGGCCAGGATGCCagtgaggaggaagaggaggaggatccTCCCCAGGAAGAATGA
- the LOC126569851 gene encoding chorion transcription factor Cf2-like: MMELFRVCRVCMKQEEMYWSLYSHCNVMPEGYNAAYLITECVGVSVDPADGLPDILCQRCLKALLCAHNIRQTCLASDRKMRKHLQALSTVKEEHQKTDILATAVALVEQDEILETVTVDHFTNQVIIEQHDEEQQEEEQEHQEYQQEIQEEEQEHQEYQQEIHEEEQEHQELQQEQPEEQQEIQEVQQEIQEVHIPEDCGAELQVDEEQYVMAESIEGFVEEGEDTISSENSKLLMEEVEFQEMEYCEGPLDSDDIVGMKVEIVDNSTTSSKAANHISNTKDVNSSQKDTFTCDICLKTFSTKGNLKSHMMLHTNQKPFACEICGVAFAKKGNYKVHLARHSDVRSIKCPSCEKTFVHEVNLKNHMRKHTGERPFDCRYCTKKFAYLSDRKRHEVRHTGVYPYHCVNCEKKFIRKQSYLVHINKCYDGTISLVESVEDHSSEDSQPSVGH; encoded by the coding sequence ATGATGGAGCTGTTCCGAGTTTGCCGGGTTTGCATGAAGCAAGAGGAAATGTACTGGTCACTGTACAGCCACTGCAACGTAATGCCGGAAGGATATAACGCAGCCTACCTGATCACGGAGTGCGTCGGGGTGAGCGTGGATCCGGCTGACGGGTTGCCCGATATTTTGTGCCAACGTTGTTTAAAGGCCCTGCTCTGTGCGCACAACATCCGGCAAACATGCCTCGCCTCCGATCGGAAGATGAGGAAGCACCTTCAAGCGCTTTCTACGGTGAAAGAGGAGCACCAGAAAACGGACATCCTAGCGACGGCAGTTGCGCTCGTGGAACAAGACGAAATCCTGGAAACGGTGACCGTAGACCACTTCACCAATCAAGTAATTATAGAACAGCACGACGAGGAGCaacaggaagaggagcaggaaCACCAGGAATATCAGCAGGAAATacaggaagaggagcaggaaCACCAGGAATATCAGCAGGAAATACATGAAGAGGAGCAGGAACACCAGGAATTGCAGCAGGAACAACCGGAAGAGCAGCAGGAAATACAAGAAGTGCAGCAGGAAATACAAGAAGTGCACATTCCGGAAGACTGTGGGGCAGAGCTGCAGGTGGACGAGGAGCAGTATGTCATGGCTGAATCGATTGAGGGATTCGTGGAGGAAGGCGAGGATACGATTTCCTCGGAAAACAGCAAACTACTGATGGAAGAAGTGGAGTTCCAAGAGATGGAGTATTGCGAAGGGCCACTAGATTCCGACGACATCGTCGGGATGAAAGTGGAGATTGTGGATAACAGTACAACTTCTTCGAAAGCCGCCAACCATATATCCAACACGAAGGACGTCAACAGTTCACAGAAGGATACCTTCACTTGCGATATTTGCTTGAAGACTTTCTCAACGAAGGGAAACCTCAAATCGCACATGATGCTGCACACAAATCAGAAACCATTCGCCTGCGAGATTTGTGGGGTTGCGTTTGCGAAAAAGGGCAACTACAAGGTGCACTTGGCACGTCATTCGGACGTGCGCTCGATCAAGTGTCCCTCCTGTGAGAAGACATTCGTGCATGAGGTCAATCTAAAGAACCACATGCGAAAACACACCGGCGAACGGCCCTTTGATTGCCGCTACTGTACGAAAAAGTTCGCCTATCTGTCGGACCGGAAGCGCCACGAGGTGAGGCACACCGGGGTCTATCCGTACCACTGTGTAAATTGCGAGAAGAAGTTTATCCGAAAGCAAAGCTACCTAGTTCACATTAACAAATGCTACGATGGCACAATTTCACTGGTTGAATCGGTGGAGGATCACAGCTCAGAGGATAGCCAGCCTTCCGTCGGTCACTAG
- the LOC126569847 gene encoding RING finger protein 10: protein MEKNRFVNQNVAKGQLSDGKKNQDVSTKWPRQSKRRSDQPDTGNHRNGNGGSSSSGRAPNANKNRNPSNYNYEARQRPASQRSAKPPEQQGASGAAGRYDEEEDEEFEVGRATGLGLSGKPNPPTRAGGGELHSVFSPGSKKQSLNHLLNFHYAPRDRDQPARFSRSGNVRRTQYASQHRYNKEQFLQANCQFVVRAGEDYGLFQASPDQLVDWAKIEQIHVLSAEEPQCPICLYPPVAAKMTKCGHVYCWPCILHYLALSDKAWRKCPICYDAIHLPDLRSAVSKPFHAYGTGEYVTLQLMRREKGSMAVVEVTDEPLPTGSDHTIPHFDANGGNSILTKLLLTDTAQMLSIMDREKAELENQIVADGGVESPENMFVQQALDLLAERRNTIATGERIVFAVRKPTTTSANTPATPSPSSDDGDSVSQDGSEDSNGGIGTGDTNTKAAASSSIDFLIDEENNFSVSDIDIVPTAQCAGNYYYFYQSIDGQPLFLHSINSRMLQTMYGSLERAPRRITGRVVQKDACSMDETLRRRLKYLQHLPVCTQFEVVELDFGLPTAGTDEAAIVSTEVLAAFNDELSVRRRNRERREREERKREKKIFEFNERQLGKAMARSARISIDSTKHFPMCGSADSYDATPSLSGTSPGASSDISSSPPGTSAPGLSSWSKMVATQPASSSQQQHQRWPALGSQSASVPVPTQKVTQVTGSRMTVTSVSTRTGWNHLPVSEDDEEDNEDTLAARAPRFNNSLGSAIEAALEKASSKQKQHKKPGNVIKNQQVQDLQPAADNGGGRAAAGGGCAGKRKKGKKILLVASGVNLN, encoded by the exons ATGGAGAAGAATCGCTTTGTGAATCAGAACGTTGCCAAGGGGCAGCTTTCTGATGGGAAGAAGAATCAAG ATGTATCCACCAAGTGGCCTCGCCAATCGAAACGTCGCAGTGATCAACCGGATACCGGTAACCATCGTAAcgggaacggtggcagcagcagcagtggtcgaGCACCGAACGCTAACAAAAACCGTAATCCAAGCAACTACAACTATGAAGCTAGGCAACGCCCTGCTAGCCAACGGTCGGCGAAGCCACCGGAACAGCAGGGCGCGTCTGGCGCCGCCGGCCGGTACgatgaggaagaagatgaagagttCGAGGTCGGTCGAGCCACCGGACTAGGGTTGAGCGGTAAGCCGAACCCGCCGACACGCGCCGGCGGGGGTGAATTGCATTCGGTGTTTTCGCCTGGTTCGAAAAAGCAAAGCCTGAACCACTTGCTAAACTTCCACTATGCGCCGCGCGACCGCGACCAACCGGCACGATTCAGCCGCTCGGGGAACGTCCGCAGGACGCAGTACGCCTCGCAGCATAGGTACAACAAGGAGCAGTTCCTGCAGGCCAACTGTCAGTTTGTGGTACGGGCGGGTGAGGATTACGGTTTGTTTCAAGCTTCACCCGATCAGCTGGTGGATTGGGCAAAGATCGAGCAGATCCACGTGCTGAGCGCCGAGGAGCCGCAGTGCCCGATCTGTCTGTacccaccggtggccgccaaGATGACAAAGTGTGGCCATGTGTACTGCTGGCCGTGCATCCTGCACTATCTCGCCCTGTCCGATAAGGCTTGGCGCAAGTGTCCAATCTGTTACGATGCAATCCATCTACCGGATTTACGTTCGGCCGTTTCGAAGCCGTTCCATGCGTACGGCACGGGCGAGTACGTAACGCTGCAGCTCATGAGACGCGAAAAAGGTAGCATGGCGGTCGTCGAGGTAACGGATGAACCTTTGCCTACTGGGAGCGACCATACGATTCCGCACTTTGACGCGAACGGAGGAAACAGCATCTTGACGAAGCTGCTGCTAACCGATACGGCGCAGATGTTGAGCATTATGGATCGCGAGAAGGCCGAACTGGAGAATCAGATAGTGGCCGATGGGGGTGTTGAATCGCCGGAGAACATGTTTGTGCAGCAAGCGCTAGATCTGTTGGCTGAGCGTCGCAATACGATAGCTACGGGCGAACGGATTGTGTTCGCTGTTCGTaaaccgacgacgacttcAGCGAATACGCCCGCTACCCCATCGCCATCTAGTGACGATGGTGATAGTGTCTCGCAGGATGGGTCCGAAGATTCGAACGGTGGTATAGGAACAGGCGACACAAACACGAAAGccgcagcatcgtcgtcgatcgatttcctGATCGACGAGGAGAATAATTTCTCCGTCAGTGACATCGACATCGTCCCGACGGCACAGTGTGCCGGTAACTATTACTATTTctaccaatcgatcgatggccagcCGCTGTTTCTGCACTCGATCAATAGCCGCATGCTGCAGACCATGTACGGTAGTCTTGAGCGTGCTCCGCGCCGCATCACTGGCCGTGTCGTGCAGAAAGATGCCTGCTCGATGGACGAGACACTGCGTCGTCGTTTAAAGTACCTTCAACATCTGCCCGTCTGCACCCAGTTCGAGGTGGTGGAGCTTGATTTTGGTTTACCAACTGCTGGCACTGATGAGGCTGCTATCGTATCGACGGAGGTGCTGGCTGCGTTCAACGACGAGCTGTCCGTAAGACGCCGTAACCGCGAGCGTCGTGAACGGGAGGAACGAAAGCGCGAAAAGAAGATTTTCGAATTCAACGAACGGCAGCTCGGTAAGGCTATGGCACGGTCCGCACGCATATCCATCGATTCAACGAAACACTTTCCTATG TGCGGAAGTGCGGATTCCTATGATGCTACTCCCTCGCTCAGCGGGACCAGCCCCGGCGCAAGTAGCGACATTTCAAGCTCACCTCCGGGAACCAGCGCTCCTGGACTTTCCTCTTGGTCAAAG ATGGTTGCTACACAACCAGCCAGTagcagtcagcagcaacatcagcgtTGGCCGGCCCTTGgaagccagtcagccagtgtGCCGGTACCGACACAGAAGGTAACACAGGTTACTGGCAGCCGTATGACCGTAACCAGTGTAAGCACCCGTACCGGTTGGAACCATCTGCCGGTATCCGAAGATGACGAGGAAGACAACGAGGATACGCTGGCCGCACGGGCTCCACGGTTCAACAATAGTCTGGGTAGCGCGATCGAAGCAGCCCTCGAGAAAGCATCTagcaaacagaagcaacaTAAGAAACCAGGAAACGTCATCAAAAACCAGCAGGTTCAAGATTTGcagcctgctgctgataatgGCGGTGGACGAGCTGCagcgggtggtggttgtgctggGAAACGcaagaaaggcaaaaagaTCTTACTGGTCGCTTCGGGTGTGAATCTGAATTAG